Sequence from the Maniola hyperantus chromosome Z, iAphHyp1.2, whole genome shotgun sequence genome:
GTATGGCCCAGGAGCCCGTAGAAAATTTTTTGAGGGGGAGCTTAATATTTTcgattataaagattaaaatttGTAATGTTTTGCTGCATTACGTCGTGTGTAATGAGTATGGTAGGCACTTAAACTAAATCTGCAAGTCAAACCACACGGTGTGTCGTGAATCATGCGTTTTTAAGAGTTTTCTCAGCATTATAAAATTtccaagataataatatacttaataatgaaGTATACATAGATAGCAGGCGTGTTATTGTTTttaagaaaatgaaaaaaaaatctttatcaaAATTGGAACTTCTTAGGAGCCATAATATTCCTAAATATTCATGTCACAATGATTATTTAGGTGAACCAAAGTTTCACCTTTTATTAAAGAATTTTGAGCGGAGTAGCTGGCTAGGTATAAAAAGCCACAATCAGACAAAAGCCAACTTTCAGCATTTATCAATCACCTCTTCATAATTTCATGTGAGCTCTCAAGCGATCCAATTTTGATAGTAGAGCTTTGTTACCAACCAACATGTTTACTCAAAAGGTTACCCATGCGTTCCGTGGTACTATCCAAAAGATCATTATAACAACTTACGGTTAATTATTTATACTCGTTTTATTCGAGGAGTGAAAGTTATGCAAATTACTGTGACATAATCTTGTGCGTGGGTTATATTCAGGCAATTGATGTAGGTACATGCGTTTAGGTTTCTATTGATGCACTAAACGTGACTACAGTATTTTTATAATGAACCTATTTGGTAagctttattataaaaataatgattaaaaatttGTATGTAGGTAATTAGATTGTACTGTTGATCAAGATATGGATACGGAAATAAATTATTCGAAGAATAATCTGtatgtttaaaaaaaggtactaggtaggtgtTTTCGTAATAAAGTTTTGGTTTAACTAAATCAAAACTTTATTACGAAACTATGGTTTGGTTACAAATTACACCAAATATTTCTAATgactatttaaaatatttggcgGATTTTGTAAACGCAAAGTATGTAAGTAAAATTTTTCAAATTGTTATGTAGAGCAACGAGTAATAAGTAGTAGAGAGCAGtaggaaaaaataaataaaataactgccactttctttttttttggcTGATTAAAAAAAGGAAGTGGCTGATAATCCAGAAAAATATTTCAGCCATAATGGAAAGTGAAGAGAAAGATGCAAGAGAAGGAAGTTGAGTTAGGCCGCGGCACTAATGGTAGGCCAACAAGGCCGGAACATTATTGCTTAGAGAAGggaggggtttttagtcggtaggagtccgacacTATGTCGGGAGGATTTTCCCCTCCTTAGCCAAAAAAGTAGTAGATTGCGAAATGATGACGAAACTTTACTAGGTCAGTGATATTTTACTACTACACAGTTTAGTACTACACTATACTTACTATGAAAATTCTGTggaaattttttgattttgaaagaTAAAATATAGCGTACGTCCATCACCGGAATGCgagatttttatcaaaatcagttaaataaaTGGACCGTGACAAGGTAAGAGACAGATTGGCAAACAGAGAGGCACATGGtttacattcatcatcatcgtcatcatgttcaacccatccccggctcactacagagcacgggtctcctctcagagtgagaaggggccCGGCCATAGTCtcccacgtgcggattggtagactttacacgcttttgagaacattatggagaactctcaggtatgcaggtttcctcacgatgctttccttcaccgttaaagtaggtgacatttgattacttaaaaacgtacataactccgaaaagttagaagtgcgtgcctgggatcgaaccccctgcCTCCGATTAGTAatcagacgtcctaaccaataggctatcacagctttttcttttgtttacactagtatggatataatatCGCAAGCATCATATTTTATACCACGAGCAAAGCATACCTACAGATGACGTACTTATAAAAATTCGCGGCACATATTAATATCAGCATAATTTTATTGACCTGCCATAATCGCATTGCATCTACGTCACGAACAAGTGTGTTAGGATTGCACGACGCGTACGCCATATAATTACATCACACCGAACTAACGTTACGAGCAAGTGTAGTTTCTACCCACGCTAGTCTGACGCTatcagtaataatattatgttcacaTAAGACACTCATTTCATGTGACCATTTAATACTCATTCCGTGTTACGAAACTTGTTTGGGGAATAATTTAGAGTGAAATCTTCTGAAATGGCAAACGCAAACACAGTCCGACGGAAGATGTCAAGGAAGACTTTTGTGgtgttgatacttttgtatATTATTGATAGCTTTTGTCCGTAACTTAGCAGAAGTGACGGTGAGCGTCACTCGCTCTATACCTACGTAGTTTGGTTGTCATTTGAATATCAAGCAAACTCGATGTAATTTTgaagacacgttctagaaactaaaaCTTTAGTATGTAATCCtactttaaattataaatgcaaaagtgtgtttgttggtttgtccttcaatcacgttacaaCAGAGCACAGAACACTACAGCAGAGAGATTTTTTGCAAGGATGTAGGTACAGATAGgcatataataattaatggtcggtttgttaatttgttcttcaatcacgctgcaatggATCAATCAAGCGAAGTATTTGTTTTACATGGATAGTGTAAGGTtctcacgagattttcaaaaacccgaattcacgtggacgaaggcAATATcttgtataatataaatacttatattattttatagtttatacctaggtactaatattataaataagaaatacttgtttgtttgttatcgataaactctgaactGTATACTGAtttcaataattttcataaGTTGTATTGCATATGAACTGTCGTGTTCTtacaaaaatatctaaaaacGTAGCCTATGCAGAAAAGTGCGTAATGAAACGTGTTAAATAATAGTCGGCTATTATATAATGAATATTGTTGGTCAACCGCAATCGTCCGTATAGAATTTGCATTAGTATTTATAAGAGACTAACTTACACGCgtgtcttcgtccgcgtagactacacaaatgtcaaacccctattttacccctataggagttgaactttcaaaaatccttaccaAGCGGAagtctacgtcttaatagctatctgcatgtcaaatttcagcccgattcatccagtagtttgagctgtgcgttgatagatcagtcagtcagttattgaATTTAGGACATCCTTTTTGCATCACAAATTGTTATATAAGGATATAAAAGTGACTCGAAAGATACCTTATgtaagaactagctgatgctcacgacttcgtccacgtggaattaggtttttaaaaatcccgtgggaactctttgattttccgtcataaaaagtagcctatgtcactctccaggtctttatctatacccatgcaaaaaatcacgttaatctgttgcaccgttgcgacggtattgaaggacaaaccaacaaaccaacaaacaaacacactttcacatttataataagggtgctgatGTACCTACTAGAAGTGTGATCTTCAAAGGCACATACTTCACACGCTGGGTATTCGCTGGTATTTCAAATAATCCCATTCCAGCGCTGCCTAATTAGCGTATCAATGGTttatataaaatcattttagaCCTATTGCTAGCAACGTAGATCTCTACTAATAGGTTAATTTTGGGGTTGATTGTTCTATATTGATTCATGTAAAATGCCATACATTTATACATGAAATTAAAATGCATAATATGTACTcatcttcttttattttaagGAAATATAAAAACAACATTGTACTTTATATCATAGTGGTACTAATGAATCACCTAACCTCAGGGATATGAAACTAACAgcgaataaaaacataaataattatttttggttCAAACAACTGTGGCGATGAAAAGTCATTAAATACCCTTCAACCATGCCAATAAAAGTCTATATATGTTGATGCTTCAATTTCCGGTAGAAACTCTTAGTCAGTTCAATTTCAGTAAAAGAGGAGTGGACAGCGATTCACTCCTAattctactaaaatattttctattgcagtaaaactttatttgtattcatttatttctattttatagtAAAACTGAAATTTTATAGTAACACTGTAAAATAGAAACCTATGTTTTTGAATCTAGAAGATTTATAAGATCAAATGAACAATTCGTTCAACTCAAATATAGTATATTTTCAAGCTTCTGATTGTGGTGGCCAGAGTAGTTTTAATTCCAGTACAAATTATAtcttttttgataataatttatgtcatatttacttttatatattttttacttctgACCATGCTTAACCGAGGTGTGCAAGATCTTATCCCGTAACGTCCACAGTAAAATTCTTTTGAATGATCATTTATAAATATATGTGATATAAACGTATCAAAATTACTGGTAACAATCCAGTGGGACAAAGGTGGGTAATAATTTATCCCAAAGTCCTCTTCACGACTGAATATGGTGCAATCATAAATCATTTGTAAAAATCAAATGAATTATGACTGAACgacattttcaaatatccttaactattaatttaaataataattcggTAAGTAACATGTTCTGCCATAGTTAACTTTTAATGTTGTAAaacatgttttttaaaatacaacatCAAAAGTCAACCACCCAAGGCGCACGTAAAACGAAATCAACATTCGCAAAGGAAAATCGGAATTTCACGCAATCGCCGTAAAAGAGAGCATTCGCGTTAGCGTACGCCTAAAGTGTTTGCTTGGCAAATACTTACCAGTATTATTAGTAGATAAAACAATCCataacattatttacaaaaactcAACATCAATATTTTGGGTCTCACTGGTAACAACTAAGTAACAAACGACTACATTGTAATTATCTCTATATGTACAAATAACATAGCCCGAGCAAACTACTTATCCCATCCATGGTGTTCATGTTCTTCGTGATGTTCATGATGTTCGTGATGTTCGTGGTGTTCATGGTGTTCATGATGAACAGGAACCCATACTTTTTGCCATACTGGCTTGTATACCTTTTTCCAGGCTGGGACTTCCGTAGTTTTCCATACAGGTACGTTTATTTGATGCCATTTTTCAACCCAAATTTTCTTTTGCACTGGCACCCACACTTCCGTTTTAACAGTCTTCCATATTTGCACTTTCTCTTCAACCCATTCCTCTTTTTTCTGTACGGCCCATTCTTTTTTCTTGTCCCATCGCCATATTTTTTTCCATTCTTCTTTCCATTCTAACTTTTTCTCATCTACCCATTCCTGTTTATGCTCTGTTTTGAATGATTTTGTCCAAACAGGTTTCCAGATCAATTTTTTCCGCCAAAGATCGTGACTCGTGTATTCCCACCCGTGTTCGTCCTTGCCTAGGTATTTTTCTCCTGGCACACCCTCCTTTACCCATTCGGGGACGAACTTTTTATTCCATACGGGGACGTGTATGGTTTTCGTCACAGGTACCTGAATGACCTTCCAAACTGGCTTGTATACTTTTTTAACATCGGGGACCTTGATATCTCGCCAAATAGGTACTTTGATTTCCTTCCAAATCGGTTTTTTAATGACTTTCCATGCTGGTACTTGTTTCTCTTGCCACTGTTGAACTTTTTCTGTTACCCATTTCGCAACTTTTTCCTTTTTCCACTCCTGTTTCCAAATTAGATGCTTTTTAGTGACCCAAATTTTTTTGTACTCTTCCTTCCATGCAAGTTTTTTCTCCCAAACTCCTTCGGGAGGCGAGTGCCAGTCAGTGGGCGATCGTTTATCTCTTGAAACTTCAACATTTTCTTGATTATCTTTAAGTGGAATGGCTATTGAAGCCACTACGGCAAGCGCCAACCATAGCtgagaaataaaaaaagtaatttaaatttaaacacatTTCTGTGACGGAAACTATTTACTGAAAGAAATTGAACTAAGATAAAAtaagtatcagtacccttattataaatgcgaaagtgtgtttgtttgttggtttactggtttgttggtttgtccttaaatcatgtcgcaacggtgcaacggattgacgtgatttttgcatgggtatagataaagacctggagagtgacataggctactttttaccccggaaaatcaaagagttcccacagaattttaaacacctaattccacgcggtcgaagttgcgggcatcagctagtcgtaaataattaattataaaaattaaagttgaAGTTAACACTTAAAACGGAAGTACGATTCTTCACAAGTTATAGGTAGAGTCAATACTCATTTTATCTTAAAACACCTACTTATTTCATATACTGCGTAATTATTCAacgtttatttaagtttaatatttattttttgttcacACTTAAACAAAGTTTTCAATAATAAAAGttatacttataaattattatgggtcgtaatatttttttgctattAACCACTGCTTGTTATTGTACATAGTTGCAATTACAAAAATATGAACAGAATTAAAACTGTTAATAATCTCTTGCCACTTCTATTttcttcattttaatttaaatatacaaaatatgtaattttcATTTATGAGCTAAATGAATACATAAACATTGTTAcacttttattttcaaattagctgatgctcgtctggtgggaggcttcggccgtggctagttaccaccctaccggcaaagccgtgccaccaagcgatttagcgttccgtggcgtagccgtgtagaaaccaaaggggtatgtatgggtttaataaaaactgtcataccccttccaggttagcccgctatcatcttagactgcatcatcacttaccaccaggtgagattgcagtcaagggctaacttgtatctgaataaaaaaattaaaaaaacttcgtccgcgtggaaataggttttttttagaaatcccgtggaaactcatgtcactgtccaggtcttcattcaaacccatgcaaaaaaatcacgttaatccgttgcaccgttgcgacgtgattgaaggacaaaccaacaaacaaacacaatttcgcatttataataagggtactgattcgtaAAATCTTTAATGGTTTCATAGGTTTTATAAACAGCAAAACTGATTATAATTAAATGTTGAGGtttccaaaaaatatttataacaatttaaaaCCCTTTGGCCTTTACTATTAGACGCACCGGCAACACCCATATCATACACATTTCTGTAATTTTTGGTATGTGTAAGCCATGTGTAAGCAATCTgtaaatgtttattactaagGACCTTTAAGGGCACAACACTGTAGAACTTTGCATTCAAgtacaaataatataaatgtacgTGTAGCTGCGGCTAAGCTTACTCTACACAGCATTTGTTAATTGAATCcaagatattattttaaaacatttttttgtttcaaacaAGAATTACTATTTGTTAATTAGGGATAATCATCAAATTCACTGTTCTAATTATAAAAAACAACGTATAGGTGTAGTTTGTCTCTAGCTTATCTCACTTTCCTAATAATTAAACCTATGATTGTTTatacttttgtttttaaacCACTTTTTTTAGCTTATGAGCAAAATAACAACACATCACTAGTATGTCACCCACCGTGATCGCCAGCGTCCTCATTTTGAAAGCGAGGTGCACGCTGCCACGACTGTCTTCGAAACGCCCGCGCGAGTGTATTTATCAACCAGCCCCTCTCTCATGTGTGTACTCCTTTGCTCAGGATCGTTTATGACGTTTTCTCAATCGTGACCAGAGGTAGGACCAACAGTTCAAAGGTATTATTAACGAACCGATGAGGTAGAAATCGATACCACCTAGCCGCATGTTAGATTCTGTTAGTTGTAACATTACCCGAATATTAAAATACAAACGTTGATAATGTTCATTACATATAACCAGCCCTGAACGCGTTATTGTTGTTTGTTTAGATAATTAAGATGTGTGGCCGAGGTTGACAAAGCATATTATAACgcctaaaatttaactcctcacgcgccattttaactttttatgttacatttcatgtccttattttaaaggtgaaccgtaattTTGACTTGACGGTTGACCCATAGAATTAGAATGGTGCGTaaggagtcatttttacggGATATATCAATCTATTGCTATTGTTAAGTAATGCATCGACTAAAATGGTAGGTATCTAGATGGGTGATCAGCTTTTGAGGTCCTTCAGCCGTTTTGGGTTCTACATGCCTTGAAGAGTGCTTCAAGCCGTCGGTCTCGGTTATATTATCTACTACCATCTGATAATAACTCTAAAAATCAAATCGAAAAGAGTTGCATCCCCGCCCCGATCTTTCCGTTTACAACTCTATTATGAGAATGAGATTTCAACTCTTGGAtttttacagtaggtaattaggtattatcagatgttagtgataataccCGTGATCGATGGCACGGAGAAAATAAAAAGGCCAAATTGGGGCACAAAATGTCAGTCATTCATCCAGTTACCGACCGGGGTCGACGGTGCTTAACTATCGCGATCGTTGGATATGCGCTGACAAAGTAGGCCTTGCGGCCCCAACAGTTCGTCCATGAAGTTGTAGCTGTAAATTAATTCGATCAGAATACTTACGAAATTATTGTATCCCGTCTTAAAAGCTAGGATGATAaggataggtatataaataaataatcttcttttctatacataaaaatgaatcactgaatgtgttgctgatcgcaaatctcaaggacagctgaaccgatttcgctaattcttttttataatattccttgaagtacgaggttgattcttacggagagaaaaatttaaagtattaaaaaaaattaaagaatcgactgttaggtggtaCGGAGTTTGCCGGGCCAGCTAGTAAgtaatctatataaatattatcccTAAGCGAAAAACCACTCAATGAACGAACTCACTCTTCGAAATAAATCCTAAACGGAGAAATTCATAGAAGAACAAAAGAGACCAACACAGTTCAAATGATCAAGCAGAAGACGCAGTGTCATGTTCGTCACAAAGCTGACGCCCATCGGGGCAGACGTAGTCTGAACTGGAAACATTTTACCAGTAAGTGCAGTGTAGGATGACCTTCATCCAGCTCAAACGATGACCTCAAGAAGAAGGCGGAAAGCGGGGGACCTGATGGATTAAATTGATGGATTGGTGCAATCACATAACTTAAACAACTCTATACATTTCACAGTGTGGCTTTTGTTAGCACCAAATTTGCAATCGgggttaaaattattatataacgTGACCAAgttctagtaattaatattcaattaATTGTTCTCTTATGAATACTAATAAAAATCGCCTTGACTGTCATCATATGATAAGATAGCTTATGATATAATAATTGATAGCTATTTGACTCTTTACAAATATACGAAACTAGCGGCCCGCCTCAACTTTGCTCGGGCTAAAAAACATAATAGCCTATTAAAATAGTACGGAATGGACCTgtgcacgtttggaaccctcgtagctttggtttcaagtttacgtaattaattatcacatcattatcttacaaatccaacaattgacaatcaaaaagtgtacaatggtagttagctattttgaataaatcactTGGCTTTGACTTTGTAAACTAATTTTTCAAAGAGGTGTAGTGGTCCCGAAGATTAACCTCCACATACACACAAATTTATATAATTCGCAttctttatagtaggtatagatagtaCAGCTATTAACTAACTATTCCGCAGTGATCgttttgttgaaaaaattatcagtagttttaacggtaaaggaaaacattgtgaagaaacctgcatacgtgagagttctccaagaCACCAAACGTGTGACACATAAAAATCGTAGGGCTTAACCACTTACACTGTGCAATACCAAATCAAATAGTCAACACAAACAGGTCAAGTTCAGTTGATCAAATAGAAGAACCGCCTTGAATACCGGCACATATTCCTTTAAGATTCATAGTTCATCCAATTTCGCAAGAGCTCTCGTAGTTGGGCTCTGTGTACTACGACAGAATGATAATAGCTTTATTGAAAAGCGTTTAAGTCATCGTTCATCGTTTACGATACAGGACCCCATACGTCCTCCGGGCATACTGCTGCTTGTCTACAGGATCCCATATATTCGAGATCGCCCGTCCGTAAATAAGGCTCTTCCAAGTCTGcattttccggtgcgagatcaccattcaagcaccttgagaccccaacgtctctCCGTAAATGCTTCGTATCTtattgagctatgtcagtcaatAACATTCTTCTACGGATTCCTTCATTTCTAATTTCGACGGTCACGAAGGACGAACGTTTATCTCCAAAAACGAGATTTAACGCAAaacagcaatattttttttaattgtgttCTTTACTTCaatatttaaactaaaaccCCTACTGAAATACTTCGCTAATAGGGCTTTATCTAAGAAATGAATTAGGCCGACCTACTTTAATTATTAGggcgtacctcaaaaaaaaaagaacctttataggatcaatttgttgtctgtttgtccgtcgtgtctatcaagaaaacctatagggtagttaggtatttcccgttgacctagaatcatgaaatttcttatgtaggtaggtctaatagcgcaaagtagtaaaggaataaatccgaaaaccgtgaatttgtggttacatcacaaaaaaaatatgcataatattttttgatttatcgtgcgaaataaCGAAAAATTACaactgtagaacggaacccgTTAACGGAACGGAATAAATAACataaacataattaatatataaatactaaatgtgattttgaaacaaaaatatatatgtacattgtacctacctaacatataGTGGTATACCAATACCCGTAGAAACGGATAAGTGGCATATGTTTTTGGGTACCTAGGGGTAACTCGTGAActtcgatgtaggtacataatataataaggaTGGACTGCTCAGCACTTTCACATCCGTTatcttttattaatttcttgatAAATGGGTGCATATGTCTTTGAAAACACGAGAAAACATGGGGAAATAATacgagatatttttttaaatagaataagGAATACTAAGTTTAGTTAAGAAAAAAGCGAATTTCGCCAAAATTGAACTTGACCTACttcaatgtagataacgggaacattacggcggttacgcactcatccgatccgagtccgtgaaaatacgttcctttttgttttgggagcttatgacatatgtcgtagataatcgctggtattatATGATAATCttggatgacggatagaactcggatgacggaagtgcagtgcgtaacaGTGCAGACAAACAGGcggacaatgaagtgatcctataagccttATAACCCTTatagtataagggttccttttttctcaggagaaacggaaccctgaaaacatagCTAACTACTATGTTTAACTACTcggtttaaaaaatataggatATCTACTCAATCTATCTGTGATTTCGACcgcttagatttaggtttttaaaaat
This genomic interval carries:
- the LOC117995516 gene encoding uncharacterized protein isoform X2 is translated as MRTLAITLWLALAVVASIAIPLKDNQENVEVSRDKRSPTDWHSPPEGVWEKKLAWKEEYKKIWVTKKHLIWKQEWKKEKVAKWVTEKVQQWQEKQVPAWKVIKKPIWKEIKVPIWRDIKVPDVKKVYKPVWKVIQVPVTKTIHVPVWNKKFVPEWVKEGVPGEKYLGKDEHGWEYTSHDLWRKKLIWKPVWTKSFKTEHKQEWVDEKKLEWKEEWKKIWRWDKKKEWAVQKKEEWVEEKVQIWKTVKTEVWVPVQKKIWVEKWHQINVPVWKTTEVPAWKKVYKPVWQKVWVPVHHEHHEHHEHHEHHEHHEEHEHHGWDK
- the LOC117995516 gene encoding golgin subfamily A member 6-like protein 22 isoform X1, with product MLFFILENQSSNGISRNLNPHGRSRGLFYKILWIKFNRVYVTVLWLALAVVASIAIPLKDNQENVEVSRDKRSPTDWHSPPEGVWEKKLAWKEEYKKIWVTKKHLIWKQEWKKEKVAKWVTEKVQQWQEKQVPAWKVIKKPIWKEIKVPIWRDIKVPDVKKVYKPVWKVIQVPVTKTIHVPVWNKKFVPEWVKEGVPGEKYLGKDEHGWEYTSHDLWRKKLIWKPVWTKSFKTEHKQEWVDEKKLEWKEEWKKIWRWDKKKEWAVQKKEEWVEEKVQIWKTVKTEVWVPVQKKIWVEKWHQINVPVWKTTEVPAWKKVYKPVWQKVWVPVHHEHHEHHEHHEHHEHHEEHEHHGWDK